In one window of Gemmatimonadota bacterium DNA:
- a CDS encoding VOC family protein — MVIRRCILILGLALGPGAAAAQVEVVGPSFAALSVPDLAASVQWYRDIFGLDVVFEAAAPDSSTRVVLLAGRGLRVEFVWHRTARSLSSYAGAPTAPDQVFGPAKLGFFVADLDAALASLRRHGATIEGLWLERPGHVPPEDTLWTRNILVRDNSGNYLQLFERRP, encoded by the coding sequence ATGGTCATCCGACGTTGCATCCTGATCCTCGGGCTGGCGCTCGGTCCCGGCGCGGCGGCCGCGCAGGTCGAGGTAGTGGGGCCGAGCTTCGCGGCGCTCTCCGTGCCGGACCTCGCCGCGAGCGTGCAGTGGTATCGCGACATCTTCGGCCTCGACGTGGTCTTCGAGGCCGCGGCCCCCGACTCATCCACGCGGGTGGTCCTCCTGGCCGGGCGCGGGCTCCGCGTCGAGTTCGTCTGGCACCGGACGGCGCGGTCCCTGTCGTCGTACGCCGGGGCCCCGACCGCCCCCGACCAGGTGTTCGGGCCCGCCAAGCTCGGCTTCTTCGTCGCGGACCTCGATGCGGCCCTGGCGTCGCTCCGGCGCCATGGGGCCACCATCGAAGGCCTGTGGCTCGAACGTCCCGGGCACGTCCCCCCCGAGGATACCCTGTGGACCAGGAACATCCTGGTGCGCGACAACAGCGGCAACTACCTCCAGCTGTTCGAGCGGCGGCCATGA